The genomic DNA AGGATCAGATTCTCTTTTACCGTGAGGGGTCCGAAGATCTTACGGTCCTCTGGTACAAGACCAACGCCAAGGCGGGCAATCTTATAGGGTTTCATCCCTGTTATATCTTTTCCTTTAAAATAAACCTTCCCTCTTTTCGGCACAACGTCCATAACAAGGGTTTTGAAGGTTGTGCTCTTGCCCGCGCCATTCCGCCCCATGAGGCAGAGCGTCTCGCCTTCATATACCGTAAAGCTGACATCGAACAATATATGACTCTTTCCGTAATAGGAGTTGATCTTTTCTGCAATCAGGATATCAGCCATTTTACAGTACCTCTTTCCCAAGATATGCTTCAATTACCGTTTCATGCTGGCTTATATAATCCGGCGGACCTTCCGCAATAAGCTGACCCTGCACGAGGACCCTGATGATCTCCGCAATACCAAAAACCATGTCCATATCATGTTCAATAAAGATCGTTGTCAACTGGAAAAATTCATGGAGTTCTTTCAGGAGACCCATCATCTTTATCCGTTCATCAGGCGCCATCCCGGCAGTCGGTTCATCGAGCAGCAATATCTTCGGTTGTAATGTCAGGGCTATCGCTATATCGAGAACCTTCATATCGCCATGGGATAATTCTGAGGCCTTCAGGTCCTTGCAATCAAAAAGTCCCATCTTGTTAAGGATGAATTCTGTGTGCTCGCGGGCATCTTTAAAGGCCAGTCTGTCAGTAAAAATCTTTGCGTTCTTCCGGAGGTTGGAGAGCGCTGCCAGGTATATGTTATCGAAGACAGACTCCTCCAGAAAGACACTTGCCACCTGGAAGGCACGCACCATTCCGAGCTTGACGATATTCTCAGGCCTTGCCCTGGTTATGTCACGGTCTTCATATACCACGGTCCCGTCGTCAGAAGGAATGAGACCTGTTATAAGGTTAAAAAGGGTTGTTTTCCCTGCACCATTAGGCCCGATAATCGCGGACATCTCGCCCTTCTTCACGTCGATATTCACATGGTTGGTCACATGAATTCCGCCAAAATGCTTATCAAGGTTTTTAATCTCCAGAATTACAGACAACCTCTGTCTCCTTTTCCTCATTGTTTTTGCTGCCGCCGGTCTTTTTGATTCCCAGCACACCATTCGGGAACAGAAGGACGACGATAAGCACTACAACACCGATACAGAATGACCAGTACTCAGTGTATTTCCCTACTATCTCTTCCAATCCCGTAAGTATTCCAGCGCCGACAACAGGGCCAAAGAATGTGCCCATGCCGCCGATGGTTGCCATAAGGATTGCGTTTCCTGATGTCGGCCAGTGCAGCATGTCGGGGTGGATACTCCCGTCCAGACCGGCATAGAGACCGCCGGCTACACCCGCAAAGAAGGCCGATATAACAAATGCCTTCAACTGGTTTTTGTAAACGTTCAAACCAAGGAAGGTAATCCTTTGCGGATTCTGCCTGATGCTGTTTAAAACAGTTCCGAAGGGTGATCTCCTGATCCTCCAAAGGATGAACATACAAATGGTTACCACTATGAAGCTGAAGAGGTAGTATTTCGTTACACCTCCGCTGAGGATCTCGGGTTTGGCTATTGCCTGGATGCCGTCGTCCCCACCTGTGAAGTTATAGAGCTTGAACGTGAGACCCCACACCAACTGGGCAAAGGCCAGCGTCAGCATGGTAAAGTATACACCCGTTAACCTAAGCGTTAAAAGTCCGATAAAGACAGATAGAAATGCCGCGCCCAAAGCGCCTAAGATAATAAAAAGAGGAAATAATTCCGGACTCGTTGCCTTGACGAGCATGCCCGTAATATACGCGCCTACTCCGTAGAAGAGCGCGTGTCCGAAGGATACCAGTCCTGTTGTACCGTACAAAAGATTAAAGGCGACAGCATAAAGGCTGAAGATAATGATCCTCGCGACGAGATGAATATAGTGGGCACCGGGATTGACAACAAGTATCCCGAGAAAGAATACGAAATAAACGATCCAGGGCAGATAATCTTTTATCTTTTTCAAGGTGCTATTTCCTCCCCACCGCTTTTTTCGCAAGAAGCCCTTCAGGTTTTACGATCAACACGATGATCATGACGATGAAGGTCAGGACCGTAGCCAGTTCCGGCATCCACAGGATCCCGAAGGCAAGAACCTCTCCTATGATGAGCGCGCCCAGCAAGGCGCCCCAGAAATTCCCGAATCCTCCGATTACCACTACGATCATCGAGTCGATAATGAATTCGACGCCCGCGCCTGGCGTAACCGTTCTTAAAGGTGCGGCCAGCACACCGGCAAGACCGCCCATTGCCGTAGCCACTCCAAATACAAGTGTCATGATCATGGGGACATTTGTTCCCAGAAGACCGAGCATAATCCTGTCAAGCGATGATGCCCTCACCGTCTTGCCTGTGTCGGTCTTCGTGAGAAAATACCATGCAAACAAGACTACGAGCAGACCAATAATGATAATGAACACGTTATAAACCGGGATCATTACAGACCCTATGTTCAAAGAACCTACAAGGGAAGCAGGCTTAGGTAT from Syntrophorhabdaceae bacterium includes the following:
- a CDS encoding branched-chain amino acid ABC transporter permease, producing the protein MKKIKDYLPWIVYFVFFLGILVVNPGAHYIHLVARIIIFSLYAVAFNLLYGTTGLVSFGHALFYGVGAYITGMLVKATSPELFPLFIILGALGAAFLSVFIGLLTLRLTGVYFTMLTLAFAQLVWGLTFKLYNFTGGDDGIQAIAKPEILSGGVTKYYLFSFIVVTICMFILWRIRRSPFGTVLNSIRQNPQRITFLGLNVYKNQLKAFVISAFFAGVAGGLYAGLDGSIHPDMLHWPTSGNAILMATIGGMGTFFGPVVGAGILTGLEEIVGKYTEYWSFCIGVVVLIVVLLFPNGVLGIKKTGGSKNNEEKETEVVCNSGD
- a CDS encoding ATP-binding cassette domain-containing protein, whose protein sequence is MADILIAEKINSYYGKSHILFDVSFTVYEGETLCLMGRNGAGKSTTFKTLVMDVVPKRGKVYFKGKDITGMKPYKIARLGVGLVPEDRKIFGPLTVKENLIL
- a CDS encoding ABC transporter ATP-binding protein, with the translated sequence MSVILEIKNLDKHFGGIHVTNHVNIDVKKGEMSAIIGPNGAGKTTLFNLITGLIPSDDGTVVYEDRDITRARPENIVKLGMVRAFQVASVFLEESVFDNIYLAALSNLRKNAKIFTDRLAFKDAREHTEFILNKMGLFDCKDLKASELSHGDMKVLDIAIALTLQPKILLLDEPTAGMAPDERIKMMGLLKELHEFFQLTTIFIEHDMDMVFGIAEIIRVLVQGQLIAEGPPDYISQHETVIEAYLGKEVL
- a CDS encoding branched-chain amino acid ABC transporter permease — protein: MDINTFIAQFLSGLSVAMLLFLVSSGLTLIFGVVNVLNFAHGSFYLLGTYFAYQLMQLFNNFWVGLLVGAIGAGIVGMVIETLFLRRIYGRAQEGAFQLLMTYAFILILDDVVKFIWGPEYKTIPKPASLVGSLNIGSVMIPVYNVFIIIIGLLVVLFAWYFLTKTDTGKTVRASSLDRIMLGLLGTNVPMIMTLVFGVATAMGGLAGVLAAPLRTVTPGAGVEFIIDSMIVVVIGGFGNFWGALLGALIIGEVLAFGILWMPELATVLTFIVMIIVLIVKPEGLLAKKAVGRK